Proteins found in one Gemmatimonadaceae bacterium genomic segment:
- a CDS encoding acyl carrier protein yields MPDNAQKVRDIIEKELGVEREKLTDQASFIEDLGADSLDIVELVMEFEKEFNIDIPDEDAEKLRTVGDAVGYLNQKVGTTA; encoded by the coding sequence ATGCCCGACAACGCTCAGAAGGTTCGTGACATTATCGAGAAGGAACTGGGCGTTGAGCGTGAAAAGCTCACCGACCAGGCGAGCTTCATCGAGGACCTCGGCGCCGACAGCCTCGACATCGTCGAGCTGGTCATGGAATTCGAAAAAGAGTTCAACATCGACATCCCCGACGAAGACGCCGAGAAGCTCCGCACCGTCGGCGACGCGGTCGGCTATCTGAATCAGAAGGTCGGGACCACCGCGTGA